GGTCCTCCGTAGCACTGTAACGTCAGGAAGAATGATTTACTTCTGTATGGCTCAAGCGAAATAAAATAGAAACAAATCACTTCAGCAATCTGTTCTGCCAATGGTCTGTCGTGTGCAAGCGGGACGACTCAAGTAATGATAATGCCATGTGAGGGGGCGGGGGGCGGGAGGAGCAGTGGCGGGCACTCCACCCGTTATACAGGGTGTTCAGATTtgagctttatggttttcttaaaattaggcactgggaggcacgcgatgACCACCTGTgtaggaggaaagagaaaagaaggcagggaggttaaccagaataacgtccggttggctaatAAGTTATATGGCCAAGGGGACACacagtgagatgataattatcgctgtcagcagcccagtTAACTAagattgaataattaactttttgtcgACTGCAGTAAGTGACTATGTTAGTATttaaaagttagaggcagtcgtgtttctacacagtgtCAGTTGGAAGGATTCTTCTGGCGTGtttgtgctccgagatatccgactccaaattttaattatCGTTCGCGTGATTACGCATTTAAGATAGTTAGGATCGGCTCAAAGCTCCTCCTTTATGTGACGCGGCTTTTGGGCGCAGCGTTTAGTCTAACAACGGGGCGGGGGTATTTGCAGATGATAACTGTCCCTCTTCCCCTATcggctggagaaaaaaaaatcgaagatcCCGGAACCGCTGTCGTAACACGAGACCACTCAGCCTGTAACGATGGtggcagctgccatgccgagataatggcgcaagcggagaagccggagggcagtgcgcgtgcgtaatggtgaTTAGACAAGCGGAGatggtccttgcctgggctacACAAATGAAGTGACTGCTGATTTGCAAGTACTGTAAGTTTTcttgaaatcaagagcaacaaaTGCACGGCACTCGacgctgtcatatcttgatttcgccagccgagaggggaagggggacagttatcatctttgcttatgcctccgccctgttgtcagactaaaacgccgcacgcaacagccacATCACATCAGGGAGGCGCTTTTCGCAGATCCGCACTATCTTgtatgcgtaatcatgcgaacgacaattaaaatttgtaGTCGGATATCTCCTAGCACAGATATGCTAGAATTCTTctaactgatactgtgtagaaacacgactgcctctaacttttgaatacaaacatacacacttactgcagtcaataaaaagttaattattaaATTTTAGtcaattgggctgctgacagctataattatcatctcacttcgggtccccctggccacataacctatttgcacaggtggtcttcgcatgcctcccagtgcctaatgtTAAGAAAACcacaaagcttaattttgaacacccggtatatagCAACATGTAACGTGCTCATGGTGTAACGAGTAAAGAGGTTGCTCCAATATTAATCGCGTGCAATGTCACCACAAGCATGACGCCTACTGATCTGCGTAGAGGGCAGTCACCTATAAGTCGCGCGCCTCTCTTCAAAAATCAAACTTGAAAAGCTTAAACACCATGCTCGCACGTCTAAGCCCCCGCCCCTGACTTCTTATATTTACGCCTCACGTAatgagaaataaagaaagaactgcCTATTTTGCGGGTGAAACGAGTTCCAAAACATCTTGCGTGTGATACGATTAGTGAGCTTTCTTGCGCCACGTTCTTAACGTTGCGTAACGAAGAGTATCGCTCTGTAGTAGCGCTTGTCAAAAGTGCATTGACTTCTCGCCGACTTATTACTTTCATTCGAACCCAcgtggcatttatttatttattttttgcaaataACTTTCAAAAGAGATAGGCTGCTGCGAAATTTATCTAGGATACATTTGGAATTAAGAATGGTCGAAATCAAATACTTGGCGAATGTCCGAGCTGTCGCGAAAACCAAAATTCGGCTATGAGCTCCTCCGGTCCGTCATCGCGCGTCACCCTGCCCATTTAGGAAAATATGAGAAACTATTGCAGCACATACACAGGAAGGTAGGGTCAAGCTATAATCGTTGCTTGGTATTTGTGTTATTTGTATTATTAACGAAAACGAGATCAGGTGTTCCTGTTTGCCAGAGATCTACCATTCTGTGACCTACAGCTGCGCCATTCAGTTCTGCCCACTGATCAGTGGGCAAAATTAGGGTTTTGCCCTAAAGCATAGATCAGTGATTTTGCGTCATCTGTCAAACGCCATATCTCAACGTTCAGCCGTCATTAGACAACATAGagagaagagaaaaataaaataaagatacaGCAGCTAGGTCAACCAGATGCACGTCCTGTTTGCCACCCTACTTTGAGGAAAGAGGGTGAAAGGAtgaaaagagggaaagaaaggggAGAGAACACCGATAGGATCGCGTCATCCGGAGGGGCACATTTACACCACAGCTTGTCACTGAGGTTTGTAGAGGTAGGTTTCTGGGCTTGAGATATCGGTCATCGTTACCGGGCCGCACCACATGGGGAACAAAAGCAAGGTCTCCGTGCATATATGAAAGGAAATCTCTTAACAAATACATTACCTGGCATGTTATAGCTTACAGTAACAGATATTCAAACCGACCGAGAAAATACGTAAGGTGTCTTGTCTTATTATTCTTTTGAGCTGTCTAAAACACTTGGAAGGTTCGTCTGGGACATACTGCAACACATCGGTTTGGGCAGACACGTTATTCACTATTTTTGAATACCATGCTGCTCATTTGGGGTGATTAACTGTGGTCGAACAGCCCCACAGTGATTCGACTACTGATAATAATTTCAACCTTCCCTCTTTTTATGAAGTTCTTCTTTAGGACAGTCCCGTAGTCACAAGAACCTCCTACAAttgaattgttcgtaagagaaaactTCAGTCAATCCTGGTGCTGAACATATTGTTACGTGCAGAAAGGGTCGTAATATTATTACTAGTGAAGGCAGCCGATCAATGGCAGAGATCACTTACGAACAAATGTTTTGTGAATTTGGCCctgctttttatttctttgtgtttattttgttttgtgtttAATGAGCATCGTGAGAATGATAATGTTAAATGTTTTATTCGTACTGGTGTGGGTTTTCCTGTAAGTATTTTTAAGGTTATGTTTCCGATAACTACCAACTAGGGCCTGGCGCTATCTTCTGCCACAGTGTGCATGCTGTAAACAATTACCAAGTGATGATTTTTGTTGCGCATACATTCAGAAAAAGGAAAACGAATGAAAGAACAGACAGAAATAGAGAAAGCATCTGTTCTTCTGTCTCCTGTTTCCtttcattagtttttttttcattgctgaacTTTTGCGCTGCAAAATTATTACCTTCAGTAAacatcatccccccccccccttcaagaAGAATTTATCTTGCAGCACAATCGCAAAGTTCTTTAATGTTCCAGCCATTTGCTCAAATCTACCGTTGTTTTCATAtctattattattgttattgctattattattattattattattattattattattattattattattattattattattattatagccaGACGGAAAGCTTTGCTaattgcaagttttcttgttCTATTATCAAAGTGCTTGAAGCAATGTGTATAAGGGATGGCCCTAATAAATTAATGGCTATGTGCCTATTGCTTCGTTGATAGGACAAAATGAAGACACATTCTGTACAGCTTTTGATACTGTATTACGCATAAGGAAACACTAGAAAAACAGCGGTTTTCGTTGACTTCTGCTTATTCAAAATTAAAcgctttctttcattatttttctacCACAGTTGGTAAAGCGTGAGTTGAGGTTAATAACACGATAATATTCGAAGGTATAGCTGACTGTCACATGAATTCCCGCGCTACCACGCAAATTTTTAGGGCTCACTGTACCTGCAGTATACGTCACAATGAGTTCGCAATGGTTATTGCCGTTGTATAAGTATCGGAAGGTACTCGAATTAATCGCCGAAACAGTTTACCCGTCGACACTGTCTCCCCTACAACGCGCCTTGGATCTTGAGCACCCAGGCCCAAGGCGTAGGCAAGACATCCGGCGTGAGCAGAGGGAACGTGATCACCGTCAGACCCGCGTTTCTCCAGTTCTCGGGCGTGACCGCACTGTACGGAGTGAGATCGTAGCCGTCTAGGCCCAGCATGGAGACCGTGGCTCCCTTGCGCAGCGACAGAGATCCCAGGGCGAGCTTGTTGTTCTTGGGCCACTTGAGCACGATCGCGTAGACGGTGTCGTTCTTGGACGTGTACCACACCCCTGGAGTGACGGTGTCGTTCTGGCTTCTCCAAGGCCGAGACCCGTAGATGGCCTCGCCGTTCACGTCGAGCCACGTGCCCATCTGCGTGAGACGCTCTTCGAACGCCGGATGGATGACGCCGTCGCTGGTAGGTCCCACGTTGAGCAGGAAGTTGCCGTTGCAGCTCACCGTGGAGGCCAGTTCGGCGAGGAGTTCCTCGATGGTGTGGTAGTCGGACAGGCGGGCGTTCCTCCGGTAACCCCACGAGTCCTTGTCCACGGTCATGGCATTCTCCCACTTGTGCTCGACGAGCGTTCCCGGGTCGTAGTGGTCCTTGCAGTTGTAGAAGTCGCCGTGCTTGCACGGCGTTCCTTTGCCCCACCGGTCGTTGACCAGCACCGTGTCCCTGACGGGACTGTCGTTGTAGAGCCAGGCGAGGAACTGGGTGCTGTTCCAGTAGGTGTCCGGGGCCTCCCAGTCACCGTCAGACCAGATGATCTCGGGACGGTACCTGCGAAGTCCGTGAAAGCGCGACTTAATATCCGGTGAACGATAGAGCATCAACGACTTGTTTGTCGTCAAAGACCACTCGATTAACCAATAAATGTGGAGACGCATGCATGTTGAGTCTCAGGTTTTACTGAAGCCCTTTgccgcttgaggacttaaatcgTTGCTATGATTTATAATGCTTTGGTTCTCCCGTTTGTCTGCCTGTGCTCAGCGTGATACAAGTCTACTGTTTCCCATTTATCGGTTTGTGCACAAtggtagccttcactaactgaGAAGGAAATTAAAGAATACACAGCAGTCGGGACTGGGTCAAAATGTTGGAAACATGTGCGTAAATGCCGCAGGtatgaagaagaaataaagaaaggaggaAGTTTAAGTGGGAGTGGACCAAGATAATTATGAAAGGGGTAGATGACCAAGGAGAAAGAGCACGGATGGCTTGCACCTCTGTGTTCATAAGGAAATCTAAAATCGGAGGATGTCAAATAGAGATCTTTTAAGAGCGAATTTGCAACTAACCTAGTGCGCGATTTCGATGGTCAATATATCAAAGAGGACAAATTGAAGTTCGTTAAAAGCTGTGGCAGGTGGAGCAGGATGACGGAGCTGGGTCGTAGACATCCGCGACACACCGACACACACAGGTCTCCTACTATTCTTCAAACGTTAAATATAATTTCTGCCTGCAGGGTTCTTCATCTTCAGGGGGCAGTTTACGTCATCGAGGAATAAAAATTATAGTCGTGTGCTCAGTATGTGCTAAGCAAAGTTCCCGGAATTATGTGCATTTGTAGGCGCAAAATCTTTCACACTCCTCTCTTGAGCGGTGTAAGAACGATTCTCACTACATACTACCTGGAGGGGCTTCTGTAGTCGATGTATGGAATATGCTATACAAAGCTTAGCATTAACCGCCATTGGTCCTAGTAAAACGCCACAGCCGCTTTCAAGTATTTTCAGTCAATGTTTATTTGATGCAAATAGGTGTGCAATGCTATCATTTCGGTCGCCGTTCATGTCAAAGCAGAGAGGCGGTGACTTACGCGAGAAGGGATTTGCATGCATGTGCTGTTACGTGAACGATTCTATCTCGTGACTGCTTGATGTTAACATTCTAAACGCCACTGAAATGACATTTGACGAATTGCAGGGAAGAACAATTCTACAAACGTGCGTTGATGTCAAAAGGATCGCGGACACTGCTAAAGGAGTCGTGCCTCCTTCCCGCATTTCCGCATCCCGCATTATCAGGGTGTCGACAGAGCCAGCGTAGCATGATAGAGCAAGCGTCGGATATAGCTGATAGTTTGCGTACTGAGCTTGGATGCAGTGaagtgtttgaaaaaaaaacaactcccaccaaATGTAGCGAAACGTTCGCGAAATAGATGTTGGCACCGTTAATTGGCGGCGGTTATTCCTTTTGACATTAAGAGATGCGCAAATAATATATTACACAGGTATGAAAAAGGAATCTCATAAAACCGTTCTAAAACAGAAAGTCCACTCATTGTCTAGCATTCACATTGTCTAGTCACATaagctaaaaaaataaagaaataaaggaaaagtgGGCTTTGTGTTTCCGTGCTCTGTTACTAAGTTAAAATGACTTGTGGTAAGTTCGTATATCCAAAGAATAAGCGGTAGATAGTGCCGATACAGACATAAAGGAAAGGGCCATGTCATGTCACTTGTGCTCTTTTCCGagcaaaacataaataaattaataaacacAGAGGAGTGGCCTGTACTTTCGCTTGGCGAGATGTTTACATTGTTTGACGGGAGAACATGCAGAGCACTTGGGCAAACTTGTTTATCTGTCTGTTGCTACTCTGAGTGCTGACGAAACTGATCTTTCTATTTATCCTTCAGAATTTGTGTTTGTTTTCGTTAAAGATTTTGCATCGACCAAACAtggcttgctgattggctgaaacTGTACTCACGTGTATAGTGTGTCTTAGCACTTGTGCAAATTTGAAAGCAGTTAAGGAGTGCACTGCGCCAATCTATAGGGAGTCTAGCTTTCTGCAACGTCAGTACTAAATCATTCGCTGCGACGTTGGACTTTTTCGCTCACAAGCGATGATCATGCGTCAACCACTAACTAACTGTATTTGAACAAAcatggtgtttttattttcttaaacTAAAAAGGTTGCCCAAACCTCAGATTGAGGCATTTCTCCAAGACAGCGTTTGATCAGCCTTAAAATAGCTTGAGACGGGGGATTTGTTGCCGCAACAACACGTTTTAACGCCCCTTCTTATGAAAGCCCACATAAGTGCACGTAAAAAATGAGTATAACGTACCTATGAATAAAATACAAGTACGACATTGATTAGCACGTGTATATATAAGGAAACTTGCCATTAACACACACGAGTGGCACATACTGAAGTGCTCCTGCCAACAAAAATTTTCGCTTTACCGTCCCTATCATGCGAGTTCCATAGCCGGTGATGTCAGTTGCGGGCAAAAATATTCAGCTCTGACTGATGAAGAAAAAACGAATTTTAACGCTCGACAgcgataaagtgcctcagaaaggctgaaGCGTTAAGAGAATTTAGaggcgaacaaaagaaaaactggGAACGCCAAAAAACGCCCAACCCGTCTGAGTTCAGGCACTTACGTGGTCACTATTTCGACCAGTTCGGGCATCGTCTTCCGGGCGACGAAGTCGTTCGTCTCGAAACCAGCCTCTTTGTCGGCCAGGTAGAGCGGGTTGAACCACTCGTAGAGCGAGTGGTAGAGCCCGAACCGGAGGCCGCCCTTCTTCCTCACGGCTCGCGCGAGGTCGCCCACCAGGTCGCGTCGAGGCCCCACGTCTCCCGCGTTCCAGTTCCACGACACCGCCGAGGGCCACAGGGTGAAGCCCTCGTGGTGCTTGCTGGTCAGCACCACGTAGCGGGCGCCCGCCTTCTTGAAGATCCCCGCCCAGCGGTCCGGGTCGAAGAACTCGGCCTTGAACTGCGGCGCGAAGTCCTGGTAGGTGAAACCCGGCCGGTAGTTGCGCTCCATGAACTCGCGGTAGGCCGGAATCTTGGCTCCCTGCCAGTGCCACCAGAACCACTCGCTGCCGAAACTGGGCACCGAGAAGAGGCCCCAGTGCAGGAAGATGCCGATCTTGGCCTCGTCGTACCACGCGGGGGTCGGTCTCGTGTCCAAAGAGTTCCAGTCCGGCGCGTAGCGCCCCGTCGACGGCGCTGCCAGGGCTAGCAAAAGGAGGCAGCCCGTGCTCAGAAGCGGTAGCGGACGCATGGCGCAGGAGCGCGGTAGCCCAGTCGAATGCGTGATATTTGATGAACGAGCGCTCTCTGATGAACCCAAGCGCACGACGCACCTCCGAAGCTAATGACGGTACCTTTGGGGGCCTTCGCGTGAAGGCGGGCGGGCCAGTATGGGAACGCTGAGTGCGTCACCACCAGCAGCCCAGCGGGAAACTTTAGCGTCCCGATAGACGCTGTACGTACGCGAGCTGCGTTATCGCAGACTCTACGCTTGTGTAAGCTGCGGCCGGGAGAGAGCGCCCAGATAGTGCGGCGACAGCAGCCGAAGAGGTTTCAGCGATTGTGATTTcggtttttctttcattttgcttttctcctcttcacaatcacacaTACGCAATCTCTCACCCTCTGTTCGCAGATAACTGGCTCTTGGAGATAGGGctagtgttttttttaattattatttttaaagAATGCTTAAGCGTGTACCACCTTGTTTTCGTGCAGATTATGTTGCCCTTTTACTTCAGTGTCAAGTGTCAGCGGAACATATTGCTTCTGTACGAGAAACTCACTTTTGCTTACCGTAGAAAGCGTTAAAGAAAATGTAGATACAACACGTTTAGCTTACGGGTGGCTTTTCGCATTACCGTTTACAAGAAGGTATATACACCTAAGTCTAGATCACGCGCTCGTAAAATGATTGCCAAAATCACAGGTGCTGCTCATGTATAGACGCGTAGTATTGCATTGACGAAGTGCAGTAAAAACCACTGGCAACAGAAAGTTACCTTCTTGCGAGGTCAATATTATTTAATTGCGAAGCAAACTCATATATAAATTTGTTGATCCTTTTAATAGAAAACATTCTTGTGCAGATGAAACGTTTGATGAAGACAGTTCTTTATTCGTCTAGTACACTTATTCTGTTGGAAAACATAATAAACTTGCTTTTTAACTCTTGCTTCCATTCCACATAATGGTGAACTAGAAGAGTTGGCGTGAATTCGTGGTTAGGAATTCGCAAATGGACAAAGACGACAGAAGAACACAGGACGATCCCTTAT
This Dermacentor albipictus isolate Rhodes 1998 colony chromosome 1, USDA_Dalb.pri_finalv2, whole genome shotgun sequence DNA region includes the following protein-coding sequences:
- the LOC135900397 gene encoding tissue alpha-L-fucosidase-like, with translation MRPLPLLSTGCLLLLALAAPSTGRYAPDWNSLDTRPTPAWYDEAKIGIFLHWGLFSVPSFGSEWFWWHWQGAKIPAYREFMERNYRPGFTYQDFAPQFKAEFFDPDRWAGIFKKAGARYVVLTSKHHEGFTLWPSAVSWNWNAGDVGPRRDLVGDLARAVRKKGGLRFGLYHSLYEWFNPLYLADKEAGFETNDFVARKTMPELVEIVTTYRPEIIWSDGDWEAPDTYWNSTQFLAWLYNDSPVRDTVLVNDRWGKGTPCKHGDFYNCKDHYDPGTLVEHKWENAMTVDKDSWGYRRNARLSDYHTIEELLAELASTVSCNGNFLLNVGPTSDGVIHPAFEERLTQMGTWLDVNGEAIYGSRPWRSQNDTVTPGVWYTSKNDTVYAIVLKWPKNNKLALGSLSLRKGATVSMLGLDGYDLTPYSAVTPENWRNAGLTVITFPLLTPDVLPTPWAWVLKIQGAL